Proteins encoded in a region of the Candidatus Krumholzibacteriia bacterium genome:
- a CDS encoding trypsin-like peptidase domain-containing protein, which yields MTPAVVTVISRRRLEGDDNGLFQRFFGGEHPSVQGHGSGFILQENGTILTNSHVVEDAEELVVRLSDGQEYNATVVGRDSHTDIALIHVQAASLPVVQLGDSDDVRVGEWVLAIGSPFRASLGSTVTTGIISGKGRDDVNVTDYEDFLQTDAAVNPGNSGGPLVNLRGQVIGINTAIATQNGSSQGVSFAIPINLARDIATRLLHDGHVTRAWLGVDVEAVPTEAARAAGMPHPAGVRVGSVYAGSPAARAGLLAGDIIVALDGQPLEKVSSFRNRIALFRPGQRVELLLLREGATQSLHAVLAELTEEMREELGRRPRPRPTP from the coding sequence GTGACCCCGGCCGTGGTGACCGTCATCAGCCGCCGCCGCCTCGAAGGAGACGACAACGGCCTCTTTCAGCGCTTCTTCGGCGGCGAGCACCCATCGGTGCAAGGGCACGGTTCGGGCTTCATCCTGCAGGAAAATGGCACCATCCTCACCAACAGCCACGTGGTCGAAGACGCCGAGGAACTGGTGGTGCGCCTGAGCGACGGACAGGAATACAACGCCACCGTGGTCGGCCGCGACAGCCACACGGACATCGCCCTGATTCATGTTCAAGCCGCCAGCCTGCCCGTCGTGCAGCTCGGGGATTCCGACGACGTACGCGTCGGCGAATGGGTCCTCGCCATCGGCAGCCCCTTCCGCGCCTCTCTCGGCAGCACCGTCACCACCGGCATCATCAGCGGCAAGGGGCGGGACGACGTGAACGTCACCGACTACGAGGACTTCCTGCAGACCGACGCCGCGGTGAACCCAGGCAACAGCGGCGGCCCGCTGGTGAACCTGCGCGGCCAGGTGATCGGGATCAACACCGCCATCGCCACACAGAACGGCAGTTCCCAGGGCGTCAGCTTCGCCATCCCCATCAACCTCGCTCGCGACATCGCCACGCGACTGCTGCACGACGGTCACGTCACCCGCGCCTGGCTGGGCGTGGACGTCGAGGCCGTCCCGACCGAAGCCGCCCGCGCGGCCGGCATGCCGCACCCGGCGGGCGTCCGCGTCGGCTCGGTGTACGCGGGGAGCCCCGCAGCGCGCGCGGGGCTGTTGGCCGGCGACATCATCGTCGCCCTGGACGGACAACCCCTGGAAAAGGTCTCCTCCTTCCGCAACCGCATCGCCCTCTTCCGACCGGGCCAGAGGGTGGAGCTGCTGCTGCTCCGCGAGGGCGCCACCCAGTCGCTGCATGCGGTCCTCGCCGAACTGACCGAAGAGATGCGCGAGGAACTGGGGCGACGCCCGCGCCCGCGCCCCACGCCCTAA